The Podospora bellae-mahoneyi strain CBS 112042 chromosome 7, whole genome shotgun sequence genome includes a window with the following:
- a CDS encoding hypothetical protein (COG:U; EggNog:ENOG503NXP1), which produces MSSNTPSATERSGSSRPLRSFRVERSPSPEPMSRPKRASTIMTGLTPGAKSMVRTASGTHVRLGSETERPDTFESRISEENADSEPPRASVDLDDLPIELVSLTDGFIDSLSAKVHSTPPNIDRLSQMFQDFYATASAHIRTHIDSLATLQRRDVSPTPALSTRASATSLLRAKAASLGTKEKTKPGVVRRESEMLTPEELAERKKARRALEQKKGLLEEAVERRLCEGVYSKIYRHRTTQDEAQDAKLRSKTAALAVVDIGPVDLGVELGTPENGPEAIAKKTAEVKEWLEGARKELTLMSQARYPLRKINHLKAAFKSIIDTLAHFHPSSSADELMPMLIYTLITLPPQNLNAISDINFIQRFRWEQKLTGEASYCLTTLEATISFLETVDLSTLRADETPGGPMKAPGSPPKENTFPPAFSPTSPSPPTAATAIAAAAASSPNPNTATASLSANLIRPPSPSPSSAAAAGFRSTVSQQLRNRRLSDLVNTPAQAFNAASDAVLSTVNTADQSLKTIGNSLGDSYKFLLGKLREPLSQSDGQVLVPKTLDDARKLIGTPPPPLDRADSPSPGPGPVSEDRTPLLSFISGTGRKISRDPSADSTRSGNSRRALDEPNLRPPASTTTTTTAAAVATGVGGSPVVTSPLDSMRQLGNSFNPLGRISAGIGGFRNFGRSTPTPSSPAPPTPTKDAVSTLSTRGLGVTTGAAGTEGGDLATAFPDLAGSLPPKKIEGPIQKFVNMQNAAEMKVGDVFELLKDYKRLAGAIKEMGGFKE; this is translated from the exons ATGTCGTCCAACACACCAAGTGCCACAGAGCGCTCTGGCTCCTCGAGACCTCTTCGTTCCTTTCGTGTCGAGCGCTCACCCTCCCCGGAACCAATGTCTCGTCCAAAGAGAGCCAGTACCATCATGACGGGACTAACGCCTGGTGCGAAGTCCATGGTCCGTACTGCGTCTGGTACGCATGTGAGGCTGGGCAGCGAGACGGAAAGGCCAGACACCTTTGAGAGCCGGATTAGTGAGGAGAATGCCGATTCTGAACCACCGAGGGCCTCAGTTGACCTGGACGACCTGCCCATCGAGCTGGTCAGCTTGACCGACGGCTTCATTGACTCATTGTCGGCCAAGGTCCATTCCACTCCGCCAAATATTGACAGGCTGTCGCAAATGTTCCAGGACTTTTATGCTACTGCCTCAGCCCATATCAGGACCCATATCGACAGCCTGGCTACTCTGCAGAGGCGAGATGTGTCTCCGACGCCAGCCCTGTCGACCAGAGCATCTGCTACCAGCTTGCTCCGGGCCAAGGCTGCTTCGCTGGGTACCAAGGAGAAGACGAAGCCAGGAGTTGTCAGAAGGGAATCAGAGATGTTGACACCAGAAGAGCTGGCGGAAAGGAAAAAGGCGCGGAGAGCGctggagcagaagaagggaCTCTTGGAGGAAGCCGTGGAGAGGAGGTTATGTGAAGGAGTCTACAGCAAAATCTACCGCCATCGTACCACTCAAGACGAAGCACAGGATGCCAAACTCCGGTCAAAAACTGCTGCCCTCGCCGTGGTTGATATTGGGCCCGTGGATCTCGGTGTCGAGCTCGGCACACCAGAAAATGGTCCAGAAGCGATCGCCAAGAAGAcggccgaggtcaaggagtGGTTAGAGGGCGCAAGGAAAGAGCTCACGTTGATGAGCCAGGCGCGGTATCCCCTTCGGAAGATCAACCACCTAAAGGCCGCCTTCAAGAGCATCATTGATACCCTGGCACATTTCCacccctcgtcctcggccgATGAGCTCATGCCCATGCTCATCTACActctcatcaccctcccaccACAGAACCTCAACGCCATCAGTgacatcaacttcatccaGCGCTTCCGCTGGGAACAAAAGCTAACCGGCGAGGCCTCCTACTGCCTAACAACTCTCGAGGCGACAATCAGCTTCCTCGAAACCGTGGATCTATCTACCCTCCGCGCCGACGAAACCCCCGGCGGGCCCATGAAAGCCCCCGGCTCACCCCCTAAAGAAAACACCTTCCCCCCAGCCTtctcacccacctcaccctctcccccgacagccgccaccgccatcgcGGCGGCAGCCGCCTCCAGTCCAAACCCCaacacagcaacagcctccctctccgccaaTTTGATCaggcccccctccccctccccctcctcagcagccgcAGCGGGCTTCCGCTCCACAGTCTCGCAACAGCTCCGCAACCGCCGCCTCTCAGACCTAGTAAACACCCCCGCCCAAGCCTTCAACGCCGCCTCCGACGCTGTCCTCTCAACAGTCAACACCGCCGACCAGTCCCTAAAAACAATAGGAAACTCCCTCGGCGACAGCTACAaattcctcctcggcaagctccGCGAACCTCTCTCCCAATCCGACGGCCAAGTCCTCGTGCCCAAAACCCTCGACGACGCAAGGAAACTGATCgggacaccaccaccacccctcgaCAGGGCtgactccccctcccctggcCCGGGTCCGGTGTCAGAAGACCGCACCCCATTATTGTCTTTCATCTCAGGCACAGGCCGCAAAATATCTCGCGACCCTTCCGCGGATAGTACCCGCAGCGGGAACTCACGACGCGCCCTAGATGAGCCCAACTTACGCCCCCccgcatcaacaacaacaacaacaacagcagcagcagtagccaCAGGAGTGGGCGGTAGTCCAGTTGTGACCAGCCCCCTAGACTCCATGAGACAATTAGGCAACTCGTTCAACCCCTTGGGTCGGATCTCGGCCGGCATCGGCGGCTTTCGCAACTTTGGCCGTTCAACGCCCACACCGTCATCACCTGCACCACCCACGCCGACGAAGGATGCTGTTTCTACTCTCTCAACCCGTGGGTTGGGAGTCACGACCGGGGCTGCGGGGACAGAAGGGGGTGATTTGGCTACT GCATTTCCCGATCTGGCAGGGTCACTCCCGCCAAAGAAAATCGAGGGGCCAATACAGAAGTTTGTGAACATGCAGAATGCCGCCGAAATGAAAGTGGGGGATGTGTTTGAGCTGCTGAAGGACTACAAGAGGTTGGCTGGGGCGAtcaaggagatgggggggttCAAggagtga